AATGGCTGGTTCCACCTCCGTTCTCTTCCATTTCACGGCGGTCGGTTATTTCAAGCCTGATTCCTTTGTTAAGAAAAGCAAGTTCACGCAGGCGTGTAGAAAGTATTTCAAAATTATATTCAACCGTGTTGAAAATGTCGGCGTCAGGCTTGAATGTAATTTCAGTCCCTGTGCGCTCACAGGTTCCGGTTTCTTTAACCGGATACAGCGGTTTACCCCGTTCGAATTCCTGCTGGTAAATCTTACCATTTATATACACAACGGCCTTCAGGTGAACTGATAATGCATTAACGCAGGAAACGCCCACGCCGTGAAGCCCGCCAGAAACTTTATAGGAATCTTTATTGAATTTTCCCCCGGCATGCAAAACAGTCAGTACAACTTCAAGTGCCGAACGTTTTTCCTTTTCCATCATTCCCACAGGAATACCGCGGCCATCGTCATTTACAGTGATGGAACCATCCTCGTTGATTGTTACATCAATATTTTTGCAATAACCTGCAAGCGCTTCGTCAATTGAATTGTCAACCACCTCATAAACCAGGTGGTGAAGTCCTTTAACACTGATATCACCGATATACATTGCCGGACGTTTCCGGACAGCCTCTAAACCTTCAAGAACTTGTATACTTTCGGCTGAATATTCATTAACAGTATCGTTTTTTGAAATCTTCTCCTCGAATCCAGAATTACTCATAATTAAACCTCTGATCAATATGTAATTAAAAACATTTGCCGAAAGGCATTTTTACTTTCGGAAATAAAGCCCGTAAAGATACAAAAAATCCGCGTAGGATAATGTTTTTGGGCATTCCGGTGAAACGTTATTATCAACAAAGAATCAACACTGGTTTTGTTTCATTTATGGTACTCCATGTGTGTACTTTTTGCCTTCGGATATTTTTCAGATATTACTAAAAACTTTTTCTAATTTTAACAAAGGCAAACCTAATAAATAAGAAACATGGACCTTTCACATTTTATTGCAGAACCGGGGAAATTTAAGTCGCTTAAAGATTTTGCAACCGACCATACTCATGGTGTGGAAAGTAAGAATGACGCCAAAGACCGGATGAAGGCCTACATTGATGAAATGCAGGATTTACAGGATAAGTTATATGCCAGGAACAGTTATGCGGTTCTGATAATTTTCCAGGCGATGGATGCAGCAGGGAAGGACAGTACAATCAAACATGTTATGTCGGGAATTAACCCACAGGGATGCCAGGTGTACAGTTTCAAACAGCCTTCAGTTGAAGAACTTGATCATGATTTCCTGTGGCGTACAACGCGCTGTCTGCCTGAGAGAGGACGTATCGGCATTTTCAACCGGTCATATTATGAAGAAGTTCTTGTTGTTAAGGTTCATCCTGGGATCCTCCTGAACCAGGGTCTGCCGGGAATTGAAAAGGCAGGCAAAGACAATAAAAATCTGTGGGAAGGCCGTTATGAAAGCATCAATAATTTTGAACATCACGCGGTCAGAAACGGTACAGAGATTATTAAATTCTTCCTTAATGTATCTAAAGAGGAGCAAGCTGACCGCTTTCTGAAAAGAATTGATAAACCTGAAAAAAACTGGAAATTTTCACTTGGCGACCTTGAAGAAAGAAAATATTGGGATGATTACCAGGATGCCTATGAAACCATGATAAAGGAAACATCCACAAAGCATGCTCCCTGGTATATAATACCGGCCGATAAAAAATGGTATATGCGGCTTGCTGTTGCTGAAGTTATACTGGAACGATTCAGAAACCTGCAATTAACGTATCCTGAATTAAGCCGGCAGCAGGTTGAAGAAATAGAGAAAGCAAGACAGATACTCACATCTGAAACAAGCCGTTAGGATATCAGCTTTCTTTTTTACCTGTAAGATCAGCTATTTTAATTCTTAGCTGTTCAATTTCCTGGTTGAGCATTTCTTCGTTTGTGGCAGATTCTTCAGCCAGTTTTACAAGTTCATCTTCACGCCTTGATGACTCTTCATGGGCAGCCATGAGTTCTTCCATGCTTTTTCTGATCCGTTCCTCGTTTTCGGCTAAATCACGGGCTTGCTGTGTTGACTGCTCAATCAGCCGTTTCAGCCTTTTATTCGATTGTTCTGTAAGAATGGTTGATGAAAAAGTCTCAAGCAGCTTTTCAATAAATGTGATGCGATAACCCTTGATTTTCTTGAAGGAACCAAGCTCAATAACGCCAATGCATTCATTGTTAACAACCAGGGGGCCAAGGATCAAATGCTTAACCGGCATGCTTCCTAGACCTGAATTCACAGTGGAATACTTATCGCTTACATTGTCGATTTCAACAAATTTT
Above is a genomic segment from Bacteroidales bacterium containing:
- a CDS encoding polyphosphate kinase 2 family protein, with the translated sequence MDLSHFIAEPGKFKSLKDFATDHTHGVESKNDAKDRMKAYIDEMQDLQDKLYARNSYAVLIIFQAMDAAGKDSTIKHVMSGINPQGCQVYSFKQPSVEELDHDFLWRTTRCLPERGRIGIFNRSYYEEVLVVKVHPGILLNQGLPGIEKAGKDNKNLWEGRYESINNFEHHAVRNGTEIIKFFLNVSKEEQADRFLKRIDKPEKNWKFSLGDLEERKYWDDYQDAYETMIKETSTKHAPWYIIPADKKWYMRLAVAEVILERFRNLQLTYPELSRQQVEEIEKARQILTSETSR